In a genomic window of Pontibacter liquoris:
- a CDS encoding putative porin, with product MKRKLLVAVIFFLGLVSVRTAQAQIVDDSTKVIFSPKTTLQLFEKDVLEGRYVEERIDTTINNFNNERYWYQDTAYYQHLGNIGTASQPLLFRVPTTIGVRFGRNAFNRYAYDPYNLNYYDTRSPYSHLMYIQGGRGEQVFEAIYARNITPRWNIGVAYQLLAAQKQLNSNSVSARASDRIVNQQGFKAFSHYASINKKYDLFVNFTLFKTEQIEQGGVLVPSDTTTRESLFNFQSQAVNLEQAATNEKRNHLHLLQIYKLAQENLKFYHMLDGHVQQEAYEDDALQPGKSAVGFYYPIGLYNQKKTDDVAEYKELQNVFGLTGNNKVSSYKAYAKLRNAKVNYSTLETAKTDTTAEQRILADKAYNQLFVGGQLRLFYENKAELAVDGEFQLSNDYQVRGVARFAGLSASLQRVLRSPSVTEEYLLSNQFLWNNTSFKSNVTDHGEVRYEGKLGARQFVRLTGNYTSIKRYIYFDETALPQQLSGNQRLWGAELAHHIRFGPVHFENFVAYTNTDEAAYVRVPEWLLDSKLYFQGPLFKKALDGQFGVQATMPTGYYADAYMPVTQQFYLQNDFKLDTYPVIDVFLTADIKNVNVFLKMSHANFDLWQPGYFATPYYPGMRRSFIFGIKWMFFD from the coding sequence GTGAAAAGAAAATTACTAGTCGCTGTTATATTTTTCCTTGGCCTGGTGTCTGTCCGGACGGCGCAGGCGCAGATTGTCGACGACTCTACAAAAGTTATTTTCAGCCCCAAAACTACGCTGCAGCTTTTTGAAAAGGATGTGCTGGAGGGCCGTTATGTAGAAGAGCGCATCGATACCACCATCAACAATTTCAATAACGAGCGTTACTGGTACCAGGATACGGCCTATTACCAGCACCTGGGCAATATCGGCACGGCCTCCCAGCCGCTGCTTTTCAGAGTGCCCACTACCATCGGGGTGCGGTTTGGCCGAAACGCATTCAACCGTTATGCCTATGATCCTTACAATCTGAATTATTACGATACCCGTTCGCCCTACTCGCACCTCATGTATATCCAGGGTGGGCGTGGCGAGCAGGTCTTTGAAGCCATTTATGCCCGCAACATTACACCCCGCTGGAACATAGGAGTGGCTTACCAGTTGCTGGCCGCACAGAAGCAGCTCAACAGCAACAGCGTGAGCGCCAGGGCAAGTGATAGGATTGTGAACCAGCAGGGCTTTAAGGCCTTCAGCCATTATGCTTCCATTAACAAGAAGTATGACCTGTTCGTGAACTTTACTTTATTTAAAACAGAACAGATCGAACAGGGAGGGGTGCTAGTACCTTCCGATACGACCACCCGTGAGAGCCTGTTCAACTTCCAGTCGCAGGCGGTAAACCTGGAACAAGCCGCTACGAACGAAAAACGCAATCACCTCCACCTGTTACAGATCTACAAGCTGGCTCAGGAAAACCTCAAGTTTTATCATATGCTGGACGGGCACGTGCAGCAGGAAGCGTATGAAGACGATGCCTTGCAGCCGGGCAAATCGGCAGTGGGTTTTTATTATCCGATCGGGTTGTATAACCAGAAAAAGACCGATGATGTAGCCGAGTATAAAGAGCTGCAGAACGTGTTCGGACTGACAGGAAACAACAAGGTCTCCTCGTACAAAGCCTACGCCAAGCTCCGGAATGCCAAAGTAAACTACAGCACCCTCGAAACAGCTAAAACAGACACCACTGCAGAACAGCGTATACTGGCAGACAAAGCCTATAACCAATTGTTTGTAGGCGGCCAACTGCGCCTATTTTATGAAAACAAAGCAGAACTGGCCGTAGACGGTGAGTTTCAGCTATCCAACGATTACCAGGTGCGGGGCGTGGCACGGTTTGCAGGGTTAAGTGCTTCCCTGCAGCGCGTGTTGCGATCGCCCTCTGTTACCGAGGAGTATTTACTGAGCAACCAGTTTCTCTGGAACAACACCAGCTTTAAGAGCAACGTGACCGACCACGGCGAAGTGCGCTATGAAGGAAAGCTGGGTGCGCGCCAGTTTGTGCGCCTGACAGGTAATTATACAAGCATCAAGCGCTATATTTATTTCGATGAAACAGCACTGCCACAACAACTGAGCGGAAACCAGCGGCTCTGGGGAGCTGAGTTGGCACATCATATCCGCTTCGGGCCTGTTCACTTCGAAAACTTTGTAGCCTACACCAACACCGATGAGGCAGCCTACGTGCGGGTGCCGGAATGGCTACTCGATTCCAAGTTATACTTCCAGGGCCCCTTGTTTAAAAAGGCGCTCGATGGCCAGTTTGGGGTGCAGGCCACCATGCCAACCGGGTATTACGCCGATGCCTACATGCCGGTAACCCAGCAGTTCTATTTACAGAATGATTTTAAGCTGGATACTTACCCTGTGATTGATGTATTTCTGACAGCCGATATCAAGAATGTGAATGTGTTCCTGAAAATGAGCCATGCCAACTTTGACCTGTGGCAGCCCGGCTACTTTGCCACACCATATTACCCGGGCATGCGGCGCAGCTTTATATTTGGCATCAAATGGATGTTCTTCGACTAA
- a CDS encoding tRNA-(ms[2]io[6]A)-hydroxylase produces the protein MTNEMPSQPTKTILRLQLPTDPRWANIAEKNIEDILVDHAYCEQKAASSAISLIVKYPDKTRLVEELTDLVAEEWSHFERVLAELKKRGFALGRNRTDEYVVALSKHIRKGDKRERQLMDHLLINALIEARSCERFKLLWKNIQDEDLQKFYYELMVSEAGHYVSFIKLAKEYMPADVVDARLKELLAIEADIIAALQPRADRMH, from the coding sequence ATGACGAACGAAATGCCCTCCCAACCCACCAAAACCATCCTTCGGCTGCAACTGCCCACTGACCCCCGTTGGGCTAATATTGCAGAAAAGAACATCGAAGATATTCTGGTGGACCATGCCTACTGCGAGCAGAAAGCAGCATCATCGGCTATTTCGCTCATCGTGAAGTATCCGGATAAAACCCGCCTGGTAGAGGAACTCACGGACCTGGTAGCCGAGGAGTGGAGCCATTTTGAGCGGGTGCTTGCCGAGCTGAAGAAGCGTGGCTTTGCCCTGGGACGCAACCGAACGGACGAGTATGTGGTGGCGCTCTCCAAGCACATCCGCAAAGGCGACAAACGGGAGCGCCAACTCATGGACCACCTGCTTATCAATGCCTTGATCGAAGCCCGCAGTTGCGAGCGCTTTAAGTTGCTCTGGAAAAATATTCAGGACGAGGACCTGCAGAAATTCTATTACGAGCTGATGGTATCAGAAGCAGGGCATTATGTGAGCTTTATCAAACTGGCAAAAGAATACATGCCCGCCGATGTGGTTGATGCCCGCCTGAAAGAATTACTGGCCATTGAAGCCGACATCATTGCCGCCTTGCAGCCCCGTGCCGACCGGATGCACTAA
- the mtaB gene encoding tRNA (N(6)-L-threonylcarbamoyladenosine(37)-C(2))-methylthiotransferase MtaB, with translation MKKVAFYTLGCKLNYSETSTIGRIFQERGFEKVEFTDKPDIYVINTCSVTDNADKKCRKIVKEALKHSPDAFITILGCYAQLKPKEISEIPGVDAVLGAAEKFQLVDILEGFVKKDKPSIHASPISEAHTFHNSYSFGDRTRTFLKVQDGCDYSCSFCTIPLARGNSRSDTIENVVKSALEIAESGVKEIVLTGVNTGDFGLQDGKRVETFYQLVQQLDQVETIERFRISSIEPNLLTNEIISFVSSSNRFMPHFHVPLQSGSNKILKLMRRRYQRELYAERVAAIKALMPHCCIGVDVIVGFPGETEEDFLETYNFLNELDVSYLHVFPYSERENTLAPAMPGKVSIKERNRRADMLRILSEKKKRHFYEQNIGREFTVLFEDDVHEGMMEGWTENYVRVAVKYDPVLVNETKHVRLTGLDARGLMEAEETYVEVLKH, from the coding sequence ATGAAAAAAGTCGCGTTTTATACTTTAGGTTGTAAGCTCAACTACTCGGAAACCAGCACCATCGGGCGCATTTTCCAGGAGCGGGGCTTTGAGAAGGTGGAGTTTACCGACAAGCCGGATATCTATGTCATCAACACTTGTTCGGTAACGGATAATGCCGACAAGAAATGTCGTAAAATAGTGAAAGAGGCCCTCAAGCATTCGCCGGATGCCTTCATTACCATCCTGGGCTGCTACGCCCAGCTTAAACCAAAAGAAATTTCTGAAATACCGGGGGTGGACGCTGTGCTGGGTGCTGCCGAAAAATTTCAGCTGGTAGATATTCTGGAAGGCTTTGTAAAGAAAGACAAGCCCTCCATCCATGCCAGCCCTATTTCTGAAGCCCACACCTTCCATAACTCCTACTCGTTTGGCGACCGCACCCGCACCTTTCTGAAAGTGCAGGATGGCTGCGATTATTCCTGCTCGTTCTGCACCATTCCGCTGGCCCGTGGCAACAGCCGCTCCGATACCATTGAAAATGTGGTAAAATCAGCGCTAGAAATTGCTGAATCAGGCGTGAAAGAGATCGTGCTGACAGGTGTCAATACGGGCGACTTCGGGTTGCAGGACGGCAAACGCGTGGAGACATTTTACCAGTTGGTGCAGCAGCTCGACCAGGTAGAGACCATCGAACGCTTCCGCATCTCTTCCATTGAGCCCAACCTGCTGACCAACGAGATCATCTCATTTGTGAGCAGCAGCAACCGCTTTATGCCACACTTTCATGTGCCGCTGCAATCGGGCTCGAATAAGATCCTTAAACTGATGCGCCGCCGTTACCAGCGCGAGCTGTATGCCGAGCGCGTTGCCGCCATCAAAGCGCTGATGCCGCACTGCTGCATTGGGGTGGATGTGATTGTCGGCTTCCCGGGCGAGACCGAGGAGGATTTCCTGGAAACCTATAACTTCCTCAACGAGCTGGATGTGAGCTACCTACATGTGTTCCCTTACTCGGAGCGAGAAAACACGCTGGCTCCGGCTATGCCTGGCAAGGTGAGCATCAAAGAGCGTAACCGCCGGGCCGACATGCTGCGCATCCTGTCAGAAAAGAAAAAGCGTCATTTTTACGAACAGAACATCGGGCGTGAATTTACGGTGCTGTTTGAAGACGATGTGCACGAAGGAATGATGGAAGGCTGGACCGAAAATTACGTGCGCGTAGCGGTAAAGTATGATCCGGTGCTGGTAAACGAAACCAAACACGTACGCCTGACCGGACTAGACGCCCGGGGTCTGATGGAAGCGGAAGAAACGTACGTGGAAGTACTGAAACATTAA
- a CDS encoding OmpH family outer membrane protein — protein sequence MKVTKIVLGVAVAAAFFTACNQEQKPKAGATTAATTSNDSTVAAGEKIVYVNSDSLLANYGYFKDVRTRLEGKSKKAEADLRSKAEAFQQEVGRYQQTGQGMTNEQRASTEQRLAQKQQQLQALNQSTSSALANEESEEMKKIYDNVETYLKKLSEEKGYKMVLTYSRGNSAILYGDNSLDITHEVLAALNEQYKTEKADTTKAKKK from the coding sequence GTGAAAGTAACCAAAATCGTACTGGGAGTAGCCGTTGCTGCTGCCTTCTTCACGGCCTGTAACCAGGAGCAAAAGCCAAAGGCAGGGGCCACTACTGCAGCCACAACATCCAACGACTCAACAGTAGCCGCAGGCGAGAAAATTGTGTATGTTAATTCCGATTCGCTGCTGGCCAACTATGGCTATTTTAAAGATGTGCGCACCCGCCTGGAAGGCAAAAGCAAAAAAGCAGAAGCGGACCTTCGTTCCAAAGCAGAGGCATTTCAGCAGGAAGTGGGCCGCTACCAGCAAACCGGCCAGGGTATGACCAACGAGCAGCGTGCCAGCACAGAGCAGCGCCTGGCGCAGAAGCAACAGCAGTTGCAGGCCCTGAACCAAAGCACCAGTTCGGCCTTAGCCAATGAGGAATCGGAAGAAATGAAAAAGATCTACGACAACGTAGAGACTTACCTCAAAAAGCTGAGCGAAGAGAAAGGCTATAAAATGGTGCTCACCTACTCAAGAGGCAACAGCGCGATCCTGTACGGCGATAACTCCCTGGATATTACACACGAAGTTCTAGCTGCCCTGAACGAGCAGTATAAAACTGAAAAAGCAGATACGACCAAAGCGAAGAAGAAGTAA
- a CDS encoding asparagine synthetase B: MFFRTATLLLCLLLFAFRSMASTILIPMDETQKDHLKSYGIAYWALTKHIPVDWLLNYRGGSFAFQHAPQLENELVVRGISYQVISDAQYNSVLQEVSAPDANMDVVKLEKAPKVAVYSPKTKMPWDDAVTLVLTYAEIPYDVLYDEEIMKGDLPKYDWLHLHHEDFTGQYGKFYASYRNYPWYQEQQAESEAMASKLGFKKVSQLKLAVVNKIKDFCAGGGFLFAMCSATDTYDIALAAEGVDIVEAMFDGDGADPQAQQKLDFTKTFAFRDFQISRNPLEYEYSNIDMQPQERPVTEDNDYFQLFTFSAKYDPIPTMLTQNHEKTIKGFMGQTTAFRKSLVKPEVVVMGENKELGEIRYMHGTYARGTWTFYGGHDPEDYQHLVGEDPTDLALHPNSPGYRLILNNILFPAAKKKKQKT; the protein is encoded by the coding sequence ATGTTTTTCCGTACCGCCACGCTCCTGCTTTGCCTGCTGCTGTTCGCCTTCCGAAGTATGGCCAGCACGATCCTGATCCCGATGGATGAGACGCAGAAAGATCATTTAAAATCGTATGGCATAGCTTACTGGGCGCTCACCAAGCATATTCCGGTAGACTGGCTGCTCAATTACCGCGGCGGTAGTTTTGCCTTTCAGCACGCCCCACAGCTGGAAAATGAGTTGGTTGTGCGGGGCATCAGTTACCAAGTGATCTCAGATGCGCAGTATAACAGCGTGCTGCAGGAGGTGTCGGCTCCTGATGCCAACATGGATGTGGTAAAACTGGAGAAAGCCCCCAAAGTAGCCGTTTACTCGCCTAAGACCAAAATGCCCTGGGACGATGCCGTAACGCTGGTGCTTACCTATGCCGAGATTCCGTATGATGTGCTCTATGACGAGGAGATCATGAAAGGCGACCTGCCCAAGTATGACTGGCTGCACCTGCATCACGAGGATTTTACTGGCCAGTATGGCAAGTTTTATGCAAGCTACCGCAACTATCCCTGGTACCAGGAGCAGCAGGCGGAATCAGAAGCGATGGCCAGCAAACTGGGTTTTAAGAAAGTTTCGCAACTGAAGCTGGCTGTAGTAAATAAGATTAAGGATTTTTGTGCCGGGGGCGGCTTTCTGTTTGCCATGTGCTCAGCCACCGACACCTACGACATTGCCTTGGCAGCTGAAGGGGTGGATATTGTAGAAGCCATGTTCGACGGCGATGGGGCTGATCCGCAGGCGCAACAGAAACTGGATTTTACCAAAACCTTTGCTTTCCGCGATTTCCAGATCTCCCGCAACCCGCTGGAGTATGAATACTCCAATATTGATATGCAGCCACAGGAGCGGCCGGTTACAGAAGACAATGACTATTTCCAGCTGTTTACCTTCTCGGCAAAGTATGACCCTATCCCAACCATGCTCACGCAGAACCACGAGAAGACCATCAAAGGCTTTATGGGCCAGACCACCGCGTTCCGCAAAAGCCTGGTAAAACCGGAAGTAGTGGTGATGGGCGAGAACAAGGAACTTGGAGAGATTCGTTACATGCACGGTACCTACGCGCGCGGCACCTGGACCTTTTATGGCGGCCACGACCCCGAGGATTACCAGCACCTGGTAGGCGAAGACCCCACCGACCTGGCCCTGCATCCTAACTCGCCCGGCTACCGGCTTATACTTAACAACATCCTTTTCCCGGCTGCCAAAAAGAAAAAGCAGAAAACTTAA
- a CDS encoding ABC transporter permease, translated as MNLLENIREGLRAIQSNLLRTVLTGLIISIGIMSLVGILTAVDGVKHSLDQTFSSLGANSFDIERKGANNGGRRQGRTEKEYPEISYEEASQYKSLMSDNAMVSLSAFISGATIVKSETEKTNPNITIIAGDENYLQNENLNLARGRGFSTVEQETGTNVAIVGSELVDNLFPKVNPIGQYVTFLGRRFKIIGQLEKEGSSMGGNGGDRRIIIPLETGRQIPRQGNSELNYDIKTAIPKPEELNYVMGEATGIMRNVRHDALGREESFEIRRSDSLLQSLGEITGYLKVGGFVIGFITLLGASVGLMNIMMVSVNERTREIGVRKALGATAHQIRQQFLIEAIVICILGGLLGILLGVVIGNSIAALIGDGGFIVPWLWVFTGLAICVFVGVVSGYYPAFKASKLDPIESLRYE; from the coding sequence ATGAACCTGCTTGAGAATATTCGTGAAGGGCTTCGCGCCATACAAAGCAATCTGCTGCGGACGGTGCTGACGGGGCTAATCATTTCGATCGGCATTATGTCGCTGGTAGGCATACTCACTGCCGTGGACGGGGTGAAGCACTCCCTCGACCAAACTTTTTCAAGCTTGGGTGCTAACTCCTTCGATATCGAGCGCAAGGGCGCCAATAACGGTGGCCGGCGGCAGGGTAGAACAGAAAAAGAGTATCCGGAGATCTCCTATGAGGAAGCCTCCCAGTATAAGAGCCTCATGTCTGACAATGCAATGGTGAGCTTATCGGCTTTCATTTCAGGGGCCACTATTGTAAAAAGCGAAACCGAGAAAACAAACCCCAACATCACCATCATTGCCGGAGATGAGAACTACCTGCAGAACGAGAACCTGAATCTGGCAAGAGGAAGAGGCTTTTCGACTGTGGAGCAGGAAACGGGCACGAATGTAGCCATTGTGGGCAGCGAACTGGTGGACAACCTGTTTCCGAAAGTTAACCCCATCGGCCAATATGTAACCTTCCTTGGCAGGCGCTTTAAAATTATTGGGCAATTGGAAAAAGAAGGCAGTAGCATGGGCGGCAACGGCGGCGATCGCCGCATTATCATCCCGCTGGAAACCGGCCGTCAGATTCCGCGTCAGGGTAATTCCGAACTGAATTATGATATCAAAACGGCTATTCCGAAGCCCGAAGAGCTGAACTATGTAATGGGCGAGGCAACCGGCATTATGCGCAACGTACGCCACGATGCGCTAGGGCGGGAGGAATCGTTCGAGATCCGGCGCAGTGACTCGCTGCTGCAGAGCCTGGGCGAAATTACGGGCTACCTGAAAGTGGGAGGCTTTGTGATCGGGTTTATTACTTTGCTGGGCGCATCGGTGGGGCTGATGAACATCATGATGGTTTCGGTGAACGAGCGTACCCGTGAGATCGGCGTCCGGAAAGCCTTAGGCGCCACCGCGCACCAGATCCGCCAGCAATTCCTTATCGAAGCGATCGTGATCTGCATTTTAGGCGGCTTACTGGGCATTTTGCTAGGCGTAGTGATCGGCAACAGCATTGCCGCGCTCATTGGTGACGGCGGTTTTATTGTGCCTTGGCTGTGGGTGTTTACCGGACTTGCCATCTGCGTTTTTGTGGGCGTGGTATCGGGATATTACCCGGCCTTTAAAGCATCCAAACTCGATCCTATCGAGTCATTGCGCTACGAATAA
- the lpxK gene encoding tetraacyldisaccharide 4'-kinase → MVKYLKMLLWPFSLVYGGVMQVRNALYDTGTLASARFQVPVIAVGNLTVGGTGKTPHVEYLLRLLHKYKIATLSRGYKRKTKGFLLADGEATAERLGDEPYQYHRDFPEVTVAVAEDRVLGLQRLQQAVPDLQVIVLDDAMQHRPVHPSLNLLITEYGRPFYHDLVLPAGMLREPRSGAARADAIIVSKCPEMLPLQRQHEIKAAIRMYSRKKAPVFFSTFTYGQPVPLGQAARLANKLVLLTGIANPVTLVRYLQKQGYTILHHAAYPDHHSYTLQDMHKMKEMLQKDLFRGASVLTTRKDAVKLAGEALQELTHTLPLFYIPVEVTFIDEKDKFDKLILQHVRQFVS, encoded by the coding sequence ATGGTTAAATATCTGAAAATGCTGCTTTGGCCCTTCTCGCTGGTATACGGCGGGGTGATGCAGGTGCGCAATGCCCTGTATGATACCGGCACCCTGGCCTCAGCGCGTTTTCAGGTACCCGTTATTGCCGTCGGCAACCTAACGGTGGGGGGCACAGGCAAAACCCCGCACGTAGAATACCTGTTGCGCCTGCTGCACAAGTATAAAATTGCTACGCTGAGTCGCGGCTATAAGCGCAAAACAAAAGGCTTTCTGCTGGCCGACGGAGAAGCTACTGCCGAGCGCTTGGGAGATGAACCTTATCAATATCACCGCGATTTCCCGGAAGTGACAGTGGCGGTGGCCGAAGACCGCGTGCTGGGCCTGCAACGGCTGCAGCAGGCCGTTCCCGACCTGCAGGTCATTGTGCTTGATGATGCCATGCAGCACCGCCCCGTTCACCCTTCACTCAATTTGCTCATCACCGAGTATGGCCGCCCTTTTTACCACGACCTGGTGTTGCCGGCCGGTATGCTGCGGGAACCCCGGAGCGGGGCTGCCCGGGCCGATGCCATTATTGTAAGCAAATGCCCGGAGATGCTGCCCCTGCAGCGGCAGCACGAGATAAAGGCTGCCATCCGGATGTATAGCCGCAAAAAGGCGCCGGTGTTCTTTTCCACGTTTACGTATGGCCAGCCGGTACCCCTCGGTCAGGCTGCCAGGCTGGCAAATAAACTGGTGTTGCTTACCGGCATTGCCAATCCGGTGACGCTGGTACGTTATCTTCAAAAGCAGGGATATACCATCCTGCATCATGCCGCCTATCCCGATCATCATAGCTATACCTTGCAGGATATGCATAAAATGAAGGAAATGCTGCAAAAGGATCTCTTCCGGGGCGCCTCGGTGCTGACTACCCGCAAAGATGCTGTGAAGCTGGCGGGCGAAGCCCTGCAGGAGCTTACCCATACGTTGCCACTCTTTTATATTCCGGTGGAAGTGACCTTTATTGACGAGAAAGACAAGTTCGACAAGCTGATATTGCAGCATGTGCGACAGTTTGTTTCATGA
- a CDS encoding Nif3-like dinuclear metal center hexameric protein — protein MATIKEVIEKIEQLAPLPYQESYDNAGLQTGNPATDVSGVLVTLDCNEAVLEEALKKGCNLVVAHHPVIFKGIKQLTGGNYVERTIIQAIQNNIAIYAAHTNLDNVVQGVNTKIADKMGLQQQRILVNKPQTLMQLVTFVPVSSTEQVLQALHQAGAGNIGEYSNCSFQVQGTGRFLPSEQANPTIGKPGKAEEVAENRLEVIFPAHRQHAVMAALKKAHPYEEVAHYLYALENQNQEAGIGVLGELPKALSEEAFLAYLKSKMQLQGMRYTSVGARPIKKIAVCGGAGSFLIKDAIRQGADALVTGDVKYHEFFDADSKIMVADIGHYESEVFTKEIFYDVISKNFPNFAVYLSEVNTNPIRYTF, from the coding sequence ATGGCAACTATAAAAGAGGTAATAGAAAAAATAGAACAGCTAGCACCACTCCCTTACCAGGAAAGCTATGATAATGCCGGCCTGCAGACGGGCAACCCGGCCACCGACGTATCGGGTGTCCTAGTAACGCTCGACTGTAACGAAGCCGTATTGGAAGAAGCTCTAAAAAAAGGCTGCAATCTGGTGGTCGCCCATCACCCGGTGATCTTTAAAGGGATCAAGCAGCTTACCGGCGGTAACTATGTAGAGCGCACTATTATACAGGCTATTCAAAACAACATTGCCATTTATGCCGCGCATACCAACCTGGACAATGTGGTGCAGGGCGTAAACACCAAAATTGCCGATAAAATGGGCCTGCAACAGCAGCGCATCCTGGTAAATAAACCGCAAACCCTGATGCAGCTGGTTACCTTTGTGCCCGTTTCCAGTACCGAACAGGTGCTACAGGCCCTGCACCAGGCGGGCGCAGGCAATATCGGGGAGTACAGCAACTGCAGTTTTCAGGTGCAGGGCACCGGCCGGTTTTTGCCTTCCGAGCAGGCAAACCCCACGATCGGCAAGCCCGGCAAAGCAGAGGAAGTAGCTGAAAACCGACTGGAAGTCATCTTCCCCGCCCACCGGCAGCATGCTGTGATGGCTGCTCTGAAAAAGGCCCACCCTTACGAGGAAGTGGCCCATTACCTGTATGCGCTCGAAAACCAGAACCAGGAAGCAGGCATCGGGGTGTTGGGCGAATTGCCGAAAGCTTTATCGGAAGAGGCGTTCTTGGCGTATCTGAAATCGAAAATGCAGCTGCAGGGCATGCGCTATACTTCGGTGGGTGCCCGTCCGATTAAAAAAATAGCGGTTTGCGGCGGCGCGGGTAGCTTCCTCATCAAAGATGCCATCCGGCAGGGCGCTGATGCGCTGGTGACGGGTGATGTGAAATACCACGAGTTTTTTGATGCGGACAGCAAAATCATGGTTGCTGACATTGGCCATTATGAGAGCGAGGTATTTACAAAGGAGATATTTTATGACGTTATTTCAAAAAACTTTCCTAATTTTGCAGTCTATTTATCGGAAGTAAATACTAACCCTATCAGATACACCTTTTAA
- a CDS encoding zinc ribbon domain-containing protein, with the protein MESTVASKLEALMTLQSIDSQLDEIRRVRGDLPEEVQDLEDEIEGYEVRVRKFDDEVAGLNESIAQRKQSIKDAETLIRKYEDQQQNVRNNREYDAITKEIELQKLEIQIAEKKIKEAHYQIEQKINEIEGTKGRLEERRKDLDNKKHELGQIVAESEEEEQKLEHDRESAASNIEDRLLSAYSRIRKNVRNGLAVVSVKRDACGGCFNTVPPQRQADIAAQKKVIVCEHCGRILAGVEQRVF; encoded by the coding sequence ATGGAAAGTACTGTAGCCAGCAAATTAGAAGCTTTAATGACGCTTCAAAGCATCGATTCGCAGCTTGATGAAATTAGACGCGTTCGGGGAGACTTACCCGAAGAGGTTCAGGACCTGGAAGATGAGATTGAAGGTTATGAAGTAAGGGTTCGTAAATTTGATGACGAGGTTGCCGGGCTCAACGAGTCTATTGCACAACGCAAGCAGTCTATCAAGGATGCTGAAACGCTGATCCGCAAGTATGAGGACCAGCAGCAGAACGTACGCAATAACCGCGAATACGACGCCATCACCAAAGAGATCGAACTTCAGAAACTGGAGATCCAGATAGCAGAGAAAAAGATCAAGGAGGCGCACTACCAGATCGAGCAGAAAATCAACGAGATCGAAGGCACCAAAGGCCGCCTCGAAGAACGCCGCAAGGACCTGGACAACAAGAAGCACGAACTGGGCCAGATCGTAGCTGAAAGCGAAGAAGAAGAGCAGAAACTGGAGCATGACCGCGAATCAGCAGCCAGCAACATCGAAGATCGCTTGTTGAGCGCTTATTCAAGAATCCGCAAAAACGTACGCAACGGCCTGGCTGTTGTATCGGTAAAGCGTGATGCCTGCGGTGGTTGCTTTAACACCGTACCTCCTCAGCGCCAGGCAGATATTGCCGCTCAGAAGAAAGTAATCGTTTGCGAGCACTGTGGCCGTATTCTGGCTGGTGTGGAGCAGCGCGTTTTCTAG